In Balaenoptera musculus isolate JJ_BM4_2016_0621 chromosome 19, mBalMus1.pri.v3, whole genome shotgun sequence, one genomic interval encodes:
- the LOC118885737 gene encoding LOW QUALITY PROTEIN: interferon-inducible GTPase 5-like (The sequence of the model RefSeq protein was modified relative to this genomic sequence to represent the inferred CDS: inserted 3 bases in 3 codons; deleted 4 bases in 2 codons), translating into MATAKLPAVPGEEENTILTAKEELEXLRKLLASSESTRLEVGVTGESGAGKSXMPSPYPHPQFPDVTLWDLPGAGSPGCPADKYLKQVDFGRYDFFLLVSPRRCGAVETGLVSEILRRGKQFYFVRTEVGEDLAATRTQRPSGFSEAAVLQEMREHGAERLRAAGVNDPRVFLVSNLSPARYDFPLLVSTWEHDLPAXRRHAGLLSPPDISLEALRKKKHMLQEQVLKTALVLGVIQALAGSRPAAAYDDALLIRSLRGYHRGFGLDDDDSLAKLAEQVGKQAGYLRSVILSPLANEVSPETVLRLYSQSSDGAMRVARASEKGIPLFRTLVAGGISFGTVYTMLRGCLNEMAEDAQQVRIKALEEAGSQPEVSVQAAGDNGVEKRGSGEGSGEEGPLSTCQKLGLLLKYILDSWKKRDLSEDK; encoded by the exons ATGGCTACTGCGAAGTTGCCAGCGGTGCCCGGGGAGGAGGAGAACACCATCCTCACGGCCAAGGAAGAGCTGG GCCTCCGGAAACTGCTGGCCTCTTCCGAGAGCACCCGGCTGGAGGTGGGCGTCACAGGCGAGTCCGGGGCCGGCAAGT CAATGCCCTCGCCCTACCCGCACCCGCAGTTCCCAGACGTGACCCTGTGGGACCTGCCGGGGGCCGGCTCTCCAGGCTGCCCGGCCGACAAGTACCTGAAGCAGGTGGACTTCGGCCGCTATGATTTCTTCCTGCTGGTCTCCCCCCGCCGCTGCGGCGCCGTGGAGACCGGCCTGGTCTCCGAGATCCTGCGCCGGGGCAAACAGTTCTACTTCGTGCGCACCGAGGTGGGCGAGGACCTGGCGGCCACGCGCACCCAGCGACCCTCGGGCTTCAGCGAGGCGGCGGTCCTGCAGGAGATGCGCGAGCACGGCGCCGAGCGGCTGCGTGCGGCCGGCGTGAACGACCCGCGCGTCTTCCTCGTGTCCAACCTCTCGCCCGCGCGCTACGACTTCCCGCTGCTCGTGTCCACCTGGGAGCACGATCTGCCCG CCCGTCGCCACGCCGGCCTGCTGTCGCCGCCCGACATCTCGCTGGAGGCCCTGCGGAAGAAGAAG CATATGCTCCAGGAGCAGGTGCTCAAGACGGCCCTGGTGCTGGGCGTCATCCAGGCTCTGGCCGGGTCCCGGCCGGCGGCTGCCTACGACGATGCGCTGCTCATACGCTCGCTGCGCGGCTACCACCGCGGCTTCGGCCTGGACGACGACGACTCGCTCGCCAAGCTGGCCGAGCAAGTGGGCAAACAGGCAGGCTACCTGCGCTCGGTCATCCTCTCCCCGCTGGCCAACGAGGTCTCACCCGAGACTGTCCTGCGGCTCTACTCCCAGTCGTCCGACGGTGCCATGCGGGTGGCCCGGGCCTCTGAGAAGGGCATTCCCCTGTTCAGAACGCTGGTGGCC GGGGGCATCAGCTTCGGCACCGTCTACACCATGCTCCGGGGCTGCCTCAACGAGATGGCCGAGGATGCCCAGCAGGTCCGCATCAAGGCCTTGGAGGAGGCGGGGTCCCAGCCTGAGGTCAGCGTGCAGGCGGCTGGTGACAACGGCGTGGAAAAGCGGGGATCCGGGGAGGGGAGTGGCGAGGAAGGCCCGCTCTCGACCTGCCAGAAGCTCGGCCTcctcctcaagtacattctcgaCAGCTGGAAGAAGCGAGATTTGTCGGAAGACAAATGA
- the SMG9 gene encoding protein SMG9, whose translation MSESGHSQPGLYGIDRRRRWKEPGPGGPQNLSGPGGRERDYIAPWDRERRDGSEETSTAVMQKTPIILSKPPAERSKQPPTPTAPATPPTPAPLEKPIVLMKPREEGKGPAATASASTPEGTAPPPPAAPAPPKGEKEGQRPTQPVYQIQNRGMGTAAPAAMDPVVGQAKLLPPERMKHSIKLVDDQMNWCDSAIEYLLDQTDVLVVGVLGLQGTGKSMVMSLLSANTPEEDQRAYVFRAQSAEMKERGGNQTSGIDFFITQERIVFLDTQPILSPSILDHLINNDRKLPPEYSLPHTYVEMQSLQIAAFLFTVCHVVIVVQDWFTDLSLYRFLQTAEMVKPSTPSPSHESSSSSGSDEGTEYYPHLVFLQNKARREDFCPRKLRQMHLMIDQLMAHSHLRYKGTLSMLQCNIFPGLPPDFLDSEVNLFLMPFMDSEAESETPPRAGPISSPLFSLLPGYRGHPSFQSLVSKLRSQVMSMARPQLSHTILTEKNWFHYAARIWDGVKKSSALAEYSRLLA comes from the exons GATGGCAGCGAAGAGACAAGCACGGCGGTCATGCAGAAAACCCCCATCATCCTCTCAAAACCTCCAGCAGAGCGG TCAAAGCAGCCACCGACTCCAACGGCCCCTGCCACCCCGCCTACCCCAGCCCCTCTTGAGAAGCCCATTGTCCTCATGAAGCCacgggaggaggggaaagggccTGCAGCCACAGCGAGTGCCTCCACCCCCGAGGGCACTGCCCCACCACCCCCTGCGGCCCCTGCGCCCCccaagggggagaaggaggggcagaGACCCACGCAGCCTGTGTACCAGATCCAGAACCGGGGCATGGGGACTGCCGCGCCAGCAGCCATGGACC CTGTCGTGGGCCAGGCCAAACTGCTGCCCCCAGAGCGCATGAAGCACAGCATCAAGTTGGTGGATGACCAGATGAATTGGTGCGACAGTGCCATTGAG TACCTGTTGGATCAGACTGATGTCTTGGTGGTTGGTGTCCTGGGCCTCCAGGGGACAGGCAAGTCCATGGTTATGTCGTTGTTGTCAGCCAACACTCCTGAGGAGGACCAGAG GGCCTATGTCTTCCGGGCCCAGAGCGCCGAAATGAAGGAACGAGGGGGCAACCAGACCAGTGGCATTGACTTCTTTATTACCCAGGAGCGGATCGTTTTCCTGGACACGCAG CCCATCCTGAGCCCCTCCATCTTGGACCACCTCATCAACAACGACCGCAAGCTGCCCCCAGAGTACAGCCTGCCCCACACCTACGTGGAGATGCAG TCTCTCCAGATCGCGGCCTTCCTCTTCACGGTCTGCCACGTGGTGATAGTCGTCCAGGACTGGTTCACGGACCTCAGTCTGTACAG GTTCCTCCAGACAGCAGAGATGGTGAAGCCCTCCACCCCGTCCCCCAGCCATGAGTCCAGCAGCTCGTCAGGCTCCGATGAAGGCACTGAGTACTACCCCCACCTGG TCTTCCTGCAGAACAAAGCTCGCCGGGAGGACTTCTGCCCTCGGAAGCTGCGGCAGATGCACCTGATGATTGACCAGCTCATGGCCCACTCCCACCTGCGGTACAAGG GTACGCTGTCCATGTTACAGTGCAACATCTTCCCTGGGCTCCCACCCGACTTCCTGGACTCCGAGGTCAATCTGTTCCTGATGCCCTTCATGGACAGCGAGGCAGAGAGTGAAACCCCCCCAAGAGCAG GACCCATTTCCAGCCCActcttctccctgctccctgggTACCGAGGCCACCCCAGCTTCCAGTCCTTGGTGAGCAAGCTCCGGAGCCAAGTGATGTCCATGGCCCGGCCGCAGCTGTCACACACGATCCTCACCGAGAAGAACTG GTTCCACTACGCCGCCCGGATCTGGGACGGGGTGAAAAAGTCCTCCGCCCTGGCAGAGTACAGCCGCCTGCTGGCCTGA